TGAGAAACTGGTCGGAGCAGGCGACAGCGCCAAGCATCAGCGCCGAGCCGACTACCGTGCGCGAAACCGCGCGTGGGATCTTTTTCATGAGCAAGTCGCGGTTAGAAGGTGAGGTTGAACCGCAGAACGGTATTCCGCGGATTCGGCGTCGTCAGGAAGTCCTGGCGCGAGAACGCGTTGGTCTGCGAGTTGATCTCGGGGTCAGCCCCGGAGTAGTCACTCCAGAGCTTCACGTTCTGCACGGCGAACGTGAGCGACGCGCTTTGCACGCGGTTGCCAATGCGCTTCATCAGCGTCGACGGCAGCGTGTAGGTGGCGGACACTTCGCGGAGGCGGATGAAATCGCCCTTCTCGAGGTAAGAGTCGATCACGTCGTTCACGGTAGCGTTGTTGCCCTTGTTGGTCACGAACGCCGGCTGGCCGGAGGTTGGATTGCCGAATCGACGCAGGCGCTCCTCAGGGGACAACGCCGTCGGATCAAGACGCAGGTTGGAACGAACCAGCTGCGTTTCACGGAAGAACGCCGTGAAGTTCTGCACGAGGAAGTCACGCTTCGCGTCGAGCAGTGCTGACACCCGCAGGTTCTTGAACAGCGTGACCGTGTTGGTGAGGTTCCACTCCAACGTCGGGAACAGGTTACCCATCGGGGCCAGCGTATCGCTGACAATGACTTTGCCAGTGGCCAGGTCAACCGATTCGATCTTCTTGGACACGAACACACCAAGCTGCTGGCCGACAATCGTCCGGCCTGCGCCGCCTAGGTTGAACGGGAGCACCTTATCGGCGCCGTCGCCGAGGCTGGTCAACTCGTTGTGAAGTGTGTTGGCACCCGCGCGGATGTCCCAGCGCACGTTCTGCGTGTTGAGTGCGCTGATATTCAGGGCGAGCTCAAGTCCACTGTTCTCCACCGCGCCGATGTTCGCCAGCGGGTTCGAGGAAAAACCGAGCGACGGCGGAATCGGACGCGCGATGATCAGGTCCTTCGTCTGTTTCTTGAAGTACGTGAGCTCGGCCGACACGCGGTTGTCGAAGAACCCGGCGTCTAGACCGGCTTCGAACTCGCTGCCACGCTCCGGCTTGAGGTCGGCATTACCGGGGTTGCCCGGAATGGCACCCGCGCTCGTGGAGCCCGAGATGTTGAACGACGCGGCGGACAGCGTGGTGAGCGCGTCGCCCGGGTTGGGCGAGCGGCCCGTCGTGCCGTACGCAGCGCGCAGACGCATGGTGTTGAAGATGCCCGAAAGCGGCTCGAAGAAGCTTTCTTCGGAGATCGCCCAGCTACCACCGATCTTGGGCAGTACGAATGCCGGTGCCGTTGTACCGAAGGACGAGTTCTTGTCGACGCGGACACCGACCTGCACGAAGCGCTTGTTCTGGTTGCCGATCTGCAGCTGCGAGAGGTAGCCGAACTGACGCTGTTCGGTGAAGCCGCCGCCACCGGTGGTGGTCGCCGCTGACCCAACAGAGTTGTTCGCATTGGTCACGAAGCCGATACCGTTGGCCGTGAGCAGCGTGTTGCGCGTGGAGATTACCTGAAGGCCGAACGACAAGTTGGTTTCCCAATCTGCGCCGAGCTGCTTCCTCATGTTACCGAGGTAGTCGAACGTGTAGCGTTCGGCGCCACGTGCCGTCGAGGCGTTGCTGCCGCCGTCGGTCAGACCGCCATACCAGAGGCTGTCGTTCTTCGGGAAGAAGCTGCGCTGGTTGTCAGACGCGTAGTCCATGCCACCAGTGACGCGGTTCGTGAACCACGTGGTCGGCGCGTAGTTGGCCGTGATCGACGTGGTCACGCGCTTGGTGAGCAGACTGCGCTCGATCGCGTTGATCGCGTTGTAGTGGCGGTTGCTATACCAGCCGTCCTGCGTAAGCTGCCCCGTCGGCGAGTCATTACGCGTCAGGGGGCTGCCCAGGAGACCGCCGCCCAACCAGCCGAAGATGTTGTTGTCGTTGTCGGGCAGGTCGATCTTGCTCTGGACCAGCCCCAGTCCGACGTCGAAGTTGAGCTTCGAGTTCGCGACGTAGTTGACGTTCGTGCGTACGTTGTAACGATTGTACTTGTTGTTCGGCAACGTGCCTTCGGAGTTGTCCGAACCGTACGACAAGTTGAATCCGTAATTCTGGCCACCGCCACGCGCGCTGTAGTTGAACACGCGTGCGCTACCCTTCTGGAAGCCACCGACGCGGGCCAGCGGGTTGTCGTTGACCAGATCGCCAACGGTCTTGCCGCGGCAGAGCGGGTTGGTGCTGGTGGGCAGAATCAGGGCGGCCGTACACGCGCCGTAGTTGTCGGGCGGCGTGTAGCGCGCATCCGATGAGCCGGTCTCCAGGCGAAGCGTTTGCTGGAAGCTGTTGGAGCCTGCCCGACCCTTCTTGGTGATGATCTGGATCACGCCGGCGGACGCATCGGCGCCGTACAGCGTCGCGGCGGCCGGACCCTTCACCACCTCGATGCTCTCGATCTCTTCCGGGTTCAGATCGTTCATGCGGTCAAACTGCTGACCGGACTGCCCCGAGCCGATCTGGCCCTCGTTGATACGAACGCCGTCGATGAACAGCAGCGGCTGGTTCGACAGGTTGATCGATGACGCACCGCGGATGCGGATCTGCGTGGCCGTTCCCTTGGTTCCGGACTGCGAGCTCAGGGCAACGCCCGGCACGCGGGACTGCAGGAGGTTCGCCACGCTGGTGATGGGCGCATCCTTGATGATATCGGCGGCCGAGACGGAGGCGACGACAGCAGCCTGCGCCTTACGCTGCTGGTTACCGACAGTACCCGTCACGACAACTTCGGACAGGTTGATGACCGATTGGGTCATCTTGACATTCAGGCTGGCGGTCTGGCCGGCCACGACCGTCACGCTATCGCGCGATGCTTTGTAGCCAAGGCGGAATACGGAGATTCCCGTCCGACCAGGCTTCACGTTCGTGAGACGGTACTCGCCGTCCTTACTTGTCTGTGTCTCGAAGCTCGTGCCCGCAACGACGACGCGGGCGTCGGCTATAGGTTGCGCGGTGGCGGCATCAGTCACCCTGCCGCTGATCGTTCCGGTCTGTGCCAACAGGGCACGCGACGGGAGGGCGACCAGCAGAACGGCGGCGATGACCGCCAAGCGACCAATAATCGCTCGGTGAAACATCAAGTCTCCTTCCAAAATTAGGGATGGGCTGACGCGGGAACCTGCGCCAATGTCACTTTGCGGTAACGTGACGCGGTGAATCTCTCTCAGCTTTGAGGGATTTGCCACCCCGGCGGGGACGAATACTGCATTTTGTCTCATTTACTGTGCGTTTGGACCCACAGTCTTAAGTTTAGTCCACGTATTTAGGGACGAGATGAAGGGACTTGTCGTATGCTTCATAAAGCCGAGGTCAGCAATAGTGATTCGCGATTTCGATGTCATCGTCGTCGGCGTTGGCGGGATGGGGAGCGCCGCCACCTATCAGCTCGCCGCTCGCGGGCTGCGCGTGCTGGGTATCGAACAGCACGAGCTCGGCCATGGCTTTGGCTCCTCCCATGGCCTCACCCGTATCATTCGCCTCGCCTATTTCGAGGACCCGTCGTATGTGCCGTTGCTGCGCCGCGCGTTTACCCTCTGGCGTGAGCTGCAGGACGGCATGGATGAGCCGTTGCTGCATGTCACCGGCGGGCTCGACGTGGGATTCGCCGGCAGCCACGTGTTCGAGGGCTCGCTACGCAGCTGCCGGGAGCACGACCTGCCGCACGAGGTGCTCGACGCGTCGGCCCTGGCGTCGCGCTTTCCGGGATGGCGACCCGCGGCGAATGCGATGGCCGTATATCAGCCCGACGCCGGTTTTCTCACGCCGGAGCGCTGCATTCAGTCCTACGCCGAACGCGCCCGTTCGCTTGGCGCTGACATTCGCACGAGGGAGCGCGTACTCGACTATTCCGCCAGCGGCGGGAGTGTGCGCGTTCGCACCGATCGCGGCGAATATGAGGCCGCGCAACTCGTGTTGACCGCCGGGCCATGGATGCAGGAGCTGGCGCCGTCGCTGCGATCGCTGCTCACCCCCGAACGCCAGGTGCTCGGCTGGTTCGACATCGCCGACCGCGCCCGCTTCGCGCCCTCGGCGTTTCCGGTATTCGTGCTCGAAGCCGACGAGGGCATCTTCTACGGCTTCCCCGAGTACGGCGTGCCGGGCTTCAAGATTGGCCGCTATCACCATCTCGCTGAACGCGTTCGTCCGGACACTGTAGACCGTGTCTGTCATCCCCGTGACGAAGCGGCACTACGTGACGCGGTATCGCGCTACTTCCCCGAGGCCAACGGTGCACTGCGGTCGTCGGCCGTGTGCCTGTTCACGAATACGCCCGACGAGCACTTCATCATCGATCGCGCGCCGGGCTCGCCGGAAGTCCTGCTGGTGTCACCCTGCTCCGGGCACGGCTTCAAGTTCTGCAGTGTGATCGGCGAGATCTGTGCCGATCTGGTGCAGCACGGCACCACGTCGCACGACATCGCGCTGTTCGGACTCGAGCGGTTCCGCGGCGCCCTGAGTTAGCCCCAGAGTGCGGCAGTGGGCGGCTGCATCACGCCGTCGGTGAACACGATGGCATGGTCACGATCGTGCGTTTGCAGCAGCGGGCCGTCGAGGTCGACGTAGCCGCAGCGCTGGCCCACGAGAAAACCCGGTGCCATACCCAACGACGTGCCACACATGTTGCCCACCATCAGCTGCAGTCCGTGCACGAGCGCTTCGTTCGA
This region of Gemmatimonas groenlandica genomic DNA includes:
- a CDS encoding SusC/RagA family TonB-linked outer membrane protein; translated protein: MFHRAIIGRLAVIAAVLLVALPSRALLAQTGTISGRVTDAATAQPIADARVVVAGTSFETQTSKDGEYRLTNVKPGRTGISVFRLGYKASRDSVTVVAGQTASLNVKMTQSVINLSEVVVTGTVGNQQRKAQAAVVASVSAADIIKDAPITSVANLLQSRVPGVALSSQSGTKGTATQIRIRGASSINLSNQPLLFIDGVRINEGQIGSGQSGQQFDRMNDLNPEEIESIEVVKGPAAATLYGADASAGVIQIITKKGRAGSNSFQQTLRLETGSSDARYTPPDNYGACTAALILPTSTNPLCRGKTVGDLVNDNPLARVGGFQKGSARVFNYSARGGGQNYGFNLSYGSDNSEGTLPNNKYNRYNVRTNVNYVANSKLNFDVGLGLVQSKIDLPDNDNNIFGWLGGGLLGSPLTRNDSPTGQLTQDGWYSNRHYNAINAIERSLLTKRVTTSITANYAPTTWFTNRVTGGMDYASDNQRSFFPKNDSLWYGGLTDGGSNASTARGAERYTFDYLGNMRKQLGADWETNLSFGLQVISTRNTLLTANGIGFVTNANNSVGSAATTTGGGGFTEQRQFGYLSQLQIGNQNKRFVQVGVRVDKNSSFGTTAPAFVLPKIGGSWAISEESFFEPLSGIFNTMRLRAAYGTTGRSPNPGDALTTLSAASFNISGSTSAGAIPGNPGNADLKPERGSEFEAGLDAGFFDNRVSAELTYFKKQTKDLIIARPIPPSLGFSSNPLANIGAVENSGLELALNISALNTQNVRWDIRAGANTLHNELTSLGDGADKVLPFNLGGAGRTIVGQQLGVFVSKKIESVDLATGKVIVSDTLAPMGNLFPTLEWNLTNTVTLFKNLRVSALLDAKRDFLVQNFTAFFRETQLVRSNLRLDPTALSPEERLRRFGNPTSGQPAFVTNKGNNATVNDVIDSYLEKGDFIRLREVSATYTLPSTLMKRIGNRVQSASLTFAVQNVKLWSDYSGADPEINSQTNAFSRQDFLTTPNPRNTVLRFNLTF
- the solA gene encoding N-methyl-L-tryptophan oxidase gives rise to the protein MIRDFDVIVVGVGGMGSAATYQLAARGLRVLGIEQHELGHGFGSSHGLTRIIRLAYFEDPSYVPLLRRAFTLWRELQDGMDEPLLHVTGGLDVGFAGSHVFEGSLRSCREHDLPHEVLDASALASRFPGWRPAANAMAVYQPDAGFLTPERCIQSYAERARSLGADIRTRERVLDYSASGGSVRVRTDRGEYEAAQLVLTAGPWMQELAPSLRSLLTPERQVLGWFDIADRARFAPSAFPVFVLEADEGIFYGFPEYGVPGFKIGRYHHLAERVRPDTVDRVCHPRDEAALRDAVSRYFPEANGALRSSAVCLFTNTPDEHFIIDRAPGSPEVLLVSPCSGHGFKFCSVIGEICADLVQHGTTSHDIALFGLERFRGALS